A single genomic interval of Arthrobacter methylotrophus harbors:
- a CDS encoding thiamine pyrophosphate-binding protein — protein MTDQRNGGDLVVETLEALGAKTVFGIPGQHALGLFDAMGRGNLHFVSSRVENNSAFAADGYSRATGEVGVLFLSTGPGALTSLAGLQEAYATGVPMVVVASQIPLEGLGARRKGMLHQLDDQKASAANVTKSQRLIQHASGIPSAIQDAWTEAISSPQGPVWIEIPQNVLLDPIMVPPVEDALAEAADNPPRVELIREAVKWLSTAERPAIIAGGGTRRGRAEKSLLSIAEKLRAPVICTPGGNGAFPWNHELSLQSWIEDRHMTDVLEDADVLIVIGSSLGEVTSNYFTFEPRGRIIQIDAEPRVLESNRPGLGIRADAGQALVALDEALSPTAAIPDWHGTTPENLVKESLVKVMARLESQDLGKELKFMADIREAVPADMQTFWDMTISAYWGWSCWDSREGQFHSAQGAGGLGFGFPAAIGGAVGLETTAKPSRVLAVSGDGSAMYSISELATAKQHNIPVTWLIVDDGGYGILREYMVGAFGKATATELARPDFVKLAEAFGVPARRVAPEDVGDALREGFAADGPNVVVVETLLKMFGPTHLGD, from the coding sequence GTGACGGACCAGCGCAACGGCGGGGACCTCGTCGTCGAGACCCTTGAAGCGCTCGGCGCAAAGACGGTCTTCGGGATCCCGGGCCAGCACGCCCTGGGACTGTTCGATGCGATGGGCCGCGGCAACCTCCATTTCGTGTCCTCCCGCGTGGAGAACAACTCGGCCTTCGCCGCGGACGGGTATTCCCGTGCCACGGGCGAGGTCGGGGTGCTGTTCCTGTCCACCGGTCCGGGCGCGTTGACGTCCCTGGCCGGCCTTCAGGAAGCGTATGCCACCGGCGTGCCGATGGTGGTCGTGGCGAGCCAGATCCCCTTGGAGGGTTTGGGAGCGCGCCGGAAAGGCATGCTGCACCAGCTCGATGACCAGAAGGCCTCGGCCGCGAACGTCACCAAGAGCCAGCGCCTCATCCAACATGCTTCCGGGATTCCCTCGGCTATCCAGGATGCCTGGACCGAGGCCATTTCGTCCCCGCAGGGCCCGGTGTGGATCGAGATTCCGCAGAACGTGCTCCTGGACCCCATCATGGTGCCGCCGGTGGAGGACGCCCTCGCCGAGGCTGCCGATAACCCGCCGCGCGTGGAGTTGATCCGCGAAGCCGTGAAGTGGCTCTCGACGGCGGAGCGACCGGCGATCATCGCCGGCGGCGGCACGCGCCGCGGCCGGGCCGAGAAGTCGCTCCTGTCGATCGCGGAGAAACTCCGTGCACCGGTCATCTGCACCCCGGGCGGCAACGGAGCGTTCCCCTGGAACCACGAGCTGTCCCTGCAGTCCTGGATCGAAGACCGTCACATGACGGACGTCCTTGAGGACGCTGACGTGCTGATAGTCATCGGGTCCTCCCTAGGCGAGGTCACGTCCAACTACTTCACCTTCGAGCCCCGCGGGCGGATCATCCAGATCGACGCCGAACCCCGGGTCCTGGAATCCAACCGGCCCGGGCTGGGCATCCGTGCTGACGCCGGGCAGGCTCTTGTTGCCCTGGATGAGGCCCTGTCTCCGACCGCTGCGATACCGGACTGGCACGGCACCACGCCCGAGAACCTGGTCAAGGAGTCGTTGGTCAAAGTCATGGCACGCCTTGAATCGCAGGACCTGGGCAAGGAACTGAAGTTCATGGCCGATATCCGCGAAGCCGTTCCGGCCGACATGCAGACCTTCTGGGACATGACCATCTCCGCCTACTGGGGATGGAGTTGCTGGGATTCCCGCGAAGGCCAGTTCCACTCAGCCCAAGGTGCCGGCGGTCTCGGTTTCGGCTTCCCCGCAGCCATCGGCGGTGCCGTCGGTCTGGAAACCACCGCCAAACCAAGCCGTGTGCTGGCCGTCTCCGGTGATGGTTCCGCCATGTACTCGATCTCCGAGCTGGCCACAGCCAAGCAGCACAACATCCCGGTCACGTGGCTGATCGTGGACGACGGCGGCTACGGCATCCTGCGCGAATACATGGTGGGCGCGTTCGGCAAGGCGACGGCTACCGAGCTCGCCCGCCCGGACTTCGTCAAGCTCGCCGAGGCCTTCGGGGTGCCGGCCCGCAGAGTGGCCCCGGAGGACGTCGGGGACGCGCTTCGGGAGGGCTTCGCCGCGGACGGACCCAACGTCGTCGTGGTTGAAACCCTTCTGAAGATGTTCGGCCCAACGCACCTGGGAGACTGA
- a CDS encoding P-II family nitrogen regulator, with product MKLVTAIVRPERIDEVRESLEGFGINGMTVSQANGYGQQRGHVEVYRGAEYSSDLLPKIRVEVLATDDLVDGIVAAIISGASTGQFGDGKIWTVEVSQAVRVRTGERGASAIS from the coding sequence ATGAAGCTGGTCACGGCCATAGTCCGGCCGGAGCGGATCGATGAGGTCCGGGAATCACTGGAAGGTTTTGGAATCAACGGGATGACTGTGAGTCAGGCCAACGGCTACGGCCAGCAGCGGGGACACGTGGAGGTGTATCGGGGCGCGGAATACAGCTCCGATCTCCTCCCTAAAATCCGGGTTGAGGTCCTGGCTACCGACGATCTGGTGGACGGAATAGTGGCAGCCATCATCTCCGGCGCCAGTACCGGCCAGTTCGGGGACGGCAAGATCTGGACCGTTGAGGTGTCCCAGGCGGTTCGCGTCCGGACCGGAGAACGTGGCGCCTCCGCCATTAGCTAG
- a CDS encoding amino acid transporter — protein MTTLTRPPADPSDQRKPAGEFKRWLLDGMPETSGKRQGPHGKPDEDHTPQSWWKVMCLTGVDYFSTLGYQPAIAALAAGIVSPLATIVLVAVTLLGALPVYRRVASESAHGEGSIAMLERLLPRWGGKLFVLALLGFAATDFMITMTLSAADASAHAIENPFAPEWLHGQEITITLALIAGLGVVFLRGFKEAINVAVVLVGVYLVLNAVVVAVGLVHVVTEAHVVTDWWAALNQQHGNPLIMVGIALLVFPKLALGLSGFETGVAVMPQIKGSPSDTEENPAGRIRGTHKLLTTAALIMSAFLVASSFITTFLIPAAEFQPDGKANGRALAFLAHQFLGDGFGTVYDISTIAILWFAGASAMAGLLNLVPRYLPRFGMAPAWTKAVRPLVLVFTAIAFIITLVFEANVEAQGGAYATGVLVLMTSASIAVTLSARRKQQKRKTIAFGVVAVVFAYTTVANVVERPDGIRIAALFILGIVLVSFASRVRRSFELRATHIKMDQMALEFTAANEEGPIRIIAHEPKRLSADRYQLKLQHAQQANHLPVDSDALFIEIIVDDSSDFEQELLVEGKRRHGFKILEIHSNNVPNTLAAVLLHIRDVTGLMPHIYFRWTEGNPIANLSKFLFFGEGEIAPVTREVLREAEPDITRRPWVHVG, from the coding sequence GTGACAACGCTGACCCGGCCGCCTGCCGACCCCTCAGACCAGCGCAAACCCGCGGGCGAGTTCAAACGCTGGCTGCTCGACGGCATGCCGGAGACCTCCGGAAAGCGCCAAGGCCCCCATGGCAAGCCCGACGAGGACCACACTCCCCAGTCCTGGTGGAAGGTCATGTGCCTCACCGGCGTCGACTACTTCTCCACCCTCGGCTACCAGCCCGCCATCGCGGCACTCGCTGCCGGGATCGTCTCACCACTCGCCACGATCGTGCTGGTCGCCGTGACGCTGCTCGGCGCGCTGCCGGTCTACCGCCGGGTCGCTTCCGAAAGCGCGCACGGCGAAGGCTCGATCGCAATGCTCGAACGGCTCCTCCCCCGCTGGGGCGGCAAGCTCTTCGTGCTCGCCTTGCTGGGATTCGCCGCCACCGACTTCATGATCACCATGACCCTCTCTGCCGCCGATGCAAGCGCCCACGCGATCGAAAACCCCTTTGCCCCGGAATGGCTCCACGGGCAGGAAATCACCATTACCCTGGCGCTCATCGCCGGACTTGGCGTGGTGTTCCTCAGGGGATTCAAGGAGGCCATCAACGTCGCCGTCGTCCTGGTGGGCGTCTATCTGGTGCTGAACGCCGTCGTCGTCGCAGTCGGCTTGGTGCACGTGGTGACCGAGGCACACGTGGTGACCGACTGGTGGGCGGCTTTGAACCAGCAGCACGGCAACCCGCTCATCATGGTGGGCATCGCGCTCCTGGTCTTCCCGAAGCTTGCCCTGGGCCTCTCAGGATTCGAGACCGGCGTCGCGGTCATGCCACAGATCAAGGGCAGCCCCAGCGACACGGAAGAAAATCCGGCGGGCCGCATCCGCGGCACCCACAAACTGCTCACGACGGCGGCGCTCATCATGAGCGCGTTCCTGGTGGCCTCGAGCTTCATCACCACCTTCTTGATTCCGGCCGCGGAATTCCAGCCGGACGGGAAGGCCAACGGGCGCGCCCTGGCTTTCCTGGCCCACCAATTCCTGGGCGACGGATTCGGCACGGTCTATGACATCAGCACCATCGCGATCCTTTGGTTTGCCGGCGCCTCCGCCATGGCCGGCCTGCTGAACCTCGTGCCGCGCTACTTGCCCCGCTTCGGCATGGCACCCGCATGGACCAAGGCCGTCCGCCCCCTGGTCCTGGTCTTCACCGCCATTGCCTTCATCATCACGCTGGTCTTCGAGGCAAACGTGGAAGCCCAAGGCGGCGCCTATGCCACCGGTGTGCTGGTCCTCATGACTTCGGCCTCGATCGCTGTCACGCTGTCGGCCCGGAGGAAGCAGCAAAAACGCAAGACGATCGCTTTCGGCGTTGTCGCGGTCGTCTTCGCCTACACCACCGTGGCCAATGTGGTGGAACGCCCGGACGGAATCAGGATCGCCGCGCTTTTCATCCTCGGCATCGTCCTGGTGAGCTTCGCCTCGCGGGTACGCCGTTCCTTCGAACTACGCGCCACGCATATCAAGATGGACCAGATGGCGCTCGAATTCACGGCCGCCAATGAGGAAGGCCCCATCCGGATCATCGCCCACGAGCCCAAGCGGCTCAGCGCCGACCGGTACCAGTTGAAGTTGCAGCATGCCCAGCAGGCCAACCACTTGCCGGTAGACAGCGACGCTCTCTTCATTGAAATCATTGTGGACGACAGCTCCGACTTCGAGCAGGAACTCCTCGTGGAAGGCAAACGCCGCCACGGCTTCAAGATCCTGGAGATCCACAGCAACAACGTGCCGAACACGCTGGCCGCAGTGCTCCTCCACATCCGAGACGTCACGGGGCTCATGCCGCACATCTATTTCCGCTGGACCGAGGGCAATCCGATCGCCAACCTGAGCAAGTTCCTGTTCTTCGGCGAAGGCGAGATTGCCCCGGTGACCCGTGAAGTGCTGCGTGAAGCCGAACCGGACATCACGCGCAGGCCATGGGTGCACGTGGGCTGA
- a CDS encoding ammonium transporter yields the protein MNPAFFSVGLDVNPQTLDPGSTAWMLAASALVLLMTPGLAFFYGGLVRMKSVLNIMMMSFGAMGVVAVVWALWGYGLAFGPDTLGGFIGDPFANFGLNGLATVIGGKAPGLPDMVFIGFQATFAIITVALISGAVAERVRFGPWLLFAGLWVTIVYAPIAHWVWGGGLFGSTGIIGSKISALDFAGGTVVHMNAGMAGLMLAVVLGKRLGFMKDPNIRPHNLPFVMLGAGLLWFGWFGFNAGSELAADGIAALAWTNTLLATSAALLGWLLIERLRDGHATSLGAASGAVAGLVAITPACGFVDPVGAILIGVLAGAVCALAIGLKFKIGLDDSLDVVAVHFVGGLWGTLSLGFFAVPSSKTEGGLLYGGGLTQFWPQILTALIVTVWTAVMTTLIGLAIHKTVGMRVKEHEELAGIDITEHAETAYELAMVGGTFHPGDQSGKTPPTSSGEQEASVNGKTGRIRSKATT from the coding sequence ATGAACCCAGCATTTTTTAGCGTAGGGCTGGATGTCAATCCCCAGACCCTCGATCCCGGCTCCACGGCCTGGATGCTTGCAGCATCTGCCCTCGTCCTCCTCATGACGCCAGGTTTGGCGTTCTTCTACGGCGGCCTGGTCCGGATGAAATCCGTCCTCAACATCATGATGATGAGCTTTGGCGCCATGGGCGTGGTCGCGGTCGTCTGGGCCCTGTGGGGCTACGGGCTCGCGTTCGGCCCGGATACCCTCGGCGGCTTCATCGGTGACCCCTTCGCGAACTTCGGACTCAACGGCTTGGCCACCGTCATCGGCGGGAAAGCCCCCGGGCTGCCGGACATGGTCTTCATAGGATTCCAAGCCACCTTCGCCATCATTACGGTTGCCCTGATCAGTGGAGCCGTAGCCGAACGTGTCCGTTTTGGCCCATGGCTGCTGTTTGCCGGCCTTTGGGTCACCATCGTGTATGCGCCTATTGCGCACTGGGTCTGGGGTGGCGGCCTCTTTGGATCCACAGGCATCATCGGCAGCAAGATCTCAGCTCTCGACTTTGCTGGTGGCACGGTAGTCCATATGAATGCGGGCATGGCAGGGCTCATGCTTGCAGTAGTGCTGGGCAAACGGCTCGGATTCATGAAAGACCCCAACATTCGGCCGCACAACCTCCCCTTCGTGATGCTTGGGGCCGGTTTGCTGTGGTTCGGCTGGTTCGGATTCAACGCCGGTTCGGAACTGGCTGCTGACGGAATTGCAGCCCTTGCCTGGACAAACACCCTCTTGGCGACCAGCGCCGCGCTCCTGGGCTGGCTGCTCATTGAAAGGCTCCGGGACGGCCACGCGACCTCCCTCGGCGCGGCATCCGGCGCGGTCGCGGGCTTGGTGGCAATCACCCCGGCGTGTGGATTCGTGGACCCTGTGGGCGCGATCCTCATTGGTGTCCTCGCGGGGGCCGTCTGCGCATTGGCCATCGGGCTGAAGTTCAAGATCGGATTGGACGACTCCCTGGACGTGGTTGCTGTTCACTTTGTCGGTGGCCTGTGGGGGACCTTGTCCCTCGGATTCTTCGCTGTCCCCTCCTCAAAGACTGAAGGCGGCCTGCTGTACGGTGGCGGCCTGACCCAGTTCTGGCCCCAGATATTGACGGCGCTGATCGTCACGGTCTGGACGGCGGTGATGACCACGCTGATTGGGTTGGCCATCCACAAGACTGTGGGCATGCGCGTCAAGGAGCACGAAGAACTGGCCGGAATCGATATCACGGAGCACGCCGAAACAGCCTACGAGCTGGCGATGGTTGGCGGAACGTTCCATCCAGGTGATCAGAGCGGCAAAACGCCGCCGACGTCCAGCGGTGAGCAAGAAGCAAGCGTCAACGGGAAGACAGGACGGATCCGCAGCAAGGCCACGACATGA
- a CDS encoding exo-alpha-sialidase, producing the protein MNDPLLRDRARRRPRWTQGRVAVSAAAAAVLMASTVMPAYAALEPFPNPNVPSNPPGSYTEQVLASNGDNAIDPVLGKYYRIVALADLGDGVLLASYDGRPDGGDSPSANSIVQRRSIDGGKTWGSPTFIARGQMGSASVQKYGFSDPSYVVDKVTGTVFNFHVYSKNQGFGGSVLGNDDTDANVISSQVSVSTDRGLTWSTDPANQPSLPVPSSYPAGSAYSAFAGPLITNAVKPNGNTVNGVPNVGGVVSMFASSGEGIQLNYGAHAGRLIQQFAGTVVQPDGSRQIQAYSVYSDDHGKSWKMGTPTGTGMDENKTVELSDGRVMLNSRDSSGANPHFRKVAYSLDGGVTYSTPVAESQLPDPRNNGSITRMYPDAPAGSADAKKLLFSNSPTPTAGGARVDGTIRYSADDGKTWGSSRIFKPGSMSYSTLSPLSDGTFGVLYEGDNNTITFGKFDRAWLNPIAAVLVPGSATVANGGTAQLNVTVTNNDSLPLPAATVGLDALQDWTSTTADLAALDPGASATVQLSVTAPSYAKAGTVPLTARLNAGGSSMTAPVSVTVTGGSAGNVVGAYIFGARNDAGRDLASHPYAVGSAVPYKFRVYSTGNVTESVVPQSGNFQPFLPPGSGNCRFSALGVWGNFLCGTPQHTATADEVAQGFFVPSSVWQVTGTGAATQNYTVTGDEVDLLVRNPQLGGSVVSSFNDVDGDAFAGPGDTVTFGYTVTNTGNVALTNLSAPAIGLYRSALAAGESVSFTSSYILADADIAAKQIQAATIPVSAGNGSKAASLQLVREAVALKVKPAKPTSDPVLASQELLGKNPTLDLGLGTDKYRTGQTVTVHNVEYGQWYYVYLNKRSYRLGWFFPTQQNTLSFVLPDDVKNGLDSLVVLDAEGRQVSFGDFQVTPFGSK; encoded by the coding sequence ATGAATGACCCGCTACTCAGGGACAGGGCCAGGAGGAGGCCGCGATGGACGCAGGGAAGAGTTGCCGTCTCCGCGGCAGCCGCAGCAGTTCTCATGGCGTCGACGGTTATGCCGGCATATGCCGCCTTGGAACCGTTCCCGAATCCCAACGTTCCTTCAAATCCCCCGGGAAGCTACACCGAGCAGGTCCTTGCTTCCAACGGCGACAACGCCATCGACCCTGTCCTGGGCAAGTACTACCGGATAGTTGCGTTGGCGGACTTGGGTGACGGAGTCCTCCTGGCCTCCTACGATGGCCGCCCCGATGGGGGCGATTCTCCTTCCGCCAACTCCATCGTCCAGCGGCGCAGCATTGACGGCGGGAAGACCTGGGGGAGTCCCACTTTCATCGCGCGGGGGCAAATGGGCTCCGCGAGCGTGCAGAAATACGGTTTCAGCGACCCCAGCTACGTCGTGGACAAAGTCACCGGGACGGTGTTCAACTTCCACGTGTACTCCAAGAACCAAGGGTTCGGGGGAAGCGTGCTCGGCAACGACGATACCGACGCCAACGTGATCAGCTCGCAGGTATCCGTCTCCACCGACCGCGGACTCACCTGGTCCACGGATCCGGCTAACCAGCCGAGCCTGCCGGTCCCGTCCAGCTATCCTGCCGGTTCGGCCTACTCCGCTTTTGCGGGTCCGCTGATCACCAACGCCGTCAAGCCAAACGGCAATACCGTCAATGGCGTTCCCAATGTCGGTGGTGTCGTCAGCATGTTCGCCTCCTCCGGCGAGGGAATCCAGCTCAACTACGGAGCCCACGCCGGACGACTCATCCAGCAGTTCGCCGGAACCGTTGTCCAGCCTGACGGCAGCCGCCAGATCCAGGCCTACAGCGTCTATTCCGATGACCATGGCAAGAGCTGGAAGATGGGCACGCCTACTGGAACGGGCATGGATGAGAACAAGACGGTCGAGCTGTCCGATGGCCGCGTCATGTTGAACTCAAGGGACAGTTCCGGCGCCAACCCGCACTTCCGCAAGGTGGCCTATTCCTTGGATGGCGGCGTCACCTACAGCACCCCGGTCGCGGAGAGCCAGCTTCCGGATCCGCGGAACAACGGCTCCATCACGCGGATGTACCCGGATGCGCCGGCGGGATCGGCCGATGCCAAGAAGCTGCTGTTCTCCAACTCGCCCACTCCGACTGCCGGCGGGGCGCGCGTGGACGGCACCATCCGCTATTCGGCTGACGACGGCAAGACCTGGGGTTCCTCGCGGATCTTCAAACCCGGAAGCATGTCCTACTCCACCCTGAGTCCCCTGTCGGACGGCACTTTCGGCGTCCTCTACGAAGGCGACAACAACACCATCACCTTCGGGAAGTTTGACAGGGCTTGGCTTAACCCGATCGCGGCAGTCCTTGTCCCGGGGAGCGCCACGGTCGCGAACGGTGGAACCGCCCAATTGAATGTGACGGTCACCAATAACGACAGCTTGCCGCTTCCGGCTGCCACTGTCGGCCTTGATGCCTTGCAGGACTGGACGTCGACGACGGCGGACCTCGCCGCTCTCGATCCGGGCGCCTCGGCGACTGTCCAGCTGAGTGTCACGGCGCCGTCGTACGCCAAAGCAGGTACGGTTCCCTTGACCGCCAGGTTGAACGCCGGTGGATCATCGATGACCGCACCCGTCTCTGTGACGGTGACGGGTGGTTCCGCTGGCAACGTGGTTGGTGCCTATATTTTCGGCGCTCGCAATGACGCCGGAAGGGACCTCGCAAGCCACCCGTATGCGGTAGGCAGCGCAGTACCCTACAAGTTCCGGGTGTACAGCACGGGCAACGTCACGGAGTCCGTTGTTCCGCAGTCCGGCAATTTCCAGCCGTTCCTGCCGCCAGGCTCCGGGAACTGCCGGTTTAGCGCCCTGGGAGTGTGGGGCAATTTCCTCTGCGGCACGCCACAGCACACCGCAACGGCAGATGAAGTGGCCCAAGGATTCTTCGTGCCCAGCAGTGTTTGGCAGGTAACGGGCACCGGGGCCGCCACCCAGAATTACACCGTCACGGGGGACGAGGTGGACCTGCTGGTCCGCAATCCCCAGCTGGGCGGATCGGTGGTGTCGAGCTTCAATGACGTTGACGGGGATGCGTTTGCCGGTCCCGGCGATACGGTGACGTTCGGCTATACCGTGACTAACACCGGCAATGTGGCGTTGACGAACCTTTCGGCTCCGGCCATTGGACTGTACCGCTCGGCGCTCGCCGCGGGAGAGTCCGTCAGCTTCACCTCGAGCTACATTCTGGCGGACGCCGATATCGCGGCCAAGCAGATCCAGGCAGCGACTATCCCGGTCAGCGCGGGCAACGGCTCCAAGGCTGCTTCCCTCCAGCTGGTCAGGGAGGCGGTCGCGCTGAAGGTCAAGCCTGCCAAGCCCACATCGGATCCCGTCTTGGCTTCCCAGGAGCTGCTCGGCAAGAATCCGACGCTGGACCTGGGGCTCGGAACGGACAAATACCGCACCGGACAGACCGTGACGGTCCACAATGTCGAGTACGGGCAGTGGTACTACGTCTACCTGAACAAACGGAGCTACCGTCTGGGCTGGTTCTTCCCGACCCAGCAAAACACCCTTTCCTTCGTGCTGCCGGACGACGTGAAGAACGGGCTGGACAGCCTCGTGGTGCTGGACGCGGAAGGCCGCCAGGTGTCATTCGGAGACTTCCAGGTAACTCCCTTCGGGAGTAAGTAG
- a CDS encoding helix-turn-helix domain-containing protein, translating into MKALPVEPSNVPVAIGSRIRAARQSQRLTIEQVADATGLTKGFLSRVERDLTSPSVASLVTLCQVLSVSIGDLFAAPETHLTRRDDGPRISLGGQGIVERLLTARSERRLQILQASIEPRGRGESELYAVDCDVDVLHVVKGRIKLILTNEEYELEEGDTLSFPGREPHTWVNPTDEPVEVLWILVPAASR; encoded by the coding sequence ATGAAGGCTCTCCCCGTTGAACCGAGCAACGTACCCGTTGCCATCGGTTCCAGAATCCGCGCCGCCCGCCAGTCGCAGCGGCTCACCATCGAGCAGGTTGCGGACGCCACGGGCCTCACCAAGGGGTTCCTAAGCCGCGTGGAGCGGGACCTGACGTCGCCCTCGGTCGCATCCCTGGTAACGCTTTGCCAAGTCCTTTCCGTGTCCATTGGCGATCTTTTCGCGGCTCCCGAGACGCACCTGACCCGCCGTGATGATGGTCCGCGGATCTCGCTTGGTGGCCAGGGGATCGTGGAGCGGCTCCTGACCGCCCGCTCCGAACGGCGGTTGCAGATTCTGCAGGCATCCATCGAGCCCCGCGGTCGGGGAGAATCCGAGCTTTACGCCGTTGATTGCGACGTCGATGTCCTGCATGTCGTCAAGGGACGCATCAAGTTGATCCTCACCAACGAGGAATACGAGCTCGAGGAGGGCGACACACTGTCCTTCCCGGGCCGCGAACCCCACACCTGGGTCAATCCCACGGACGAGCCCGTTGAGGTGCTCTGGATCCTGGTGCCCGCAGCCAGCCGCTGA
- the speB gene encoding agmatinase encodes MEELRIEANGNLGPIDSARIPRYAGAATYARLPRLDQVSKADVTVVGVPFDSGVSYRPGARFGANHVREASRLLRPYNPAWDVSPFENIQVADAGDMAVNPFNINEAIETIQQNALDLTANGSRLVTLGGDHTIALPLLRAAAERAGEPVAMLHFDAHLDTWDTYFGAEYTHGTPFRRAVEEGILDTEAISHVGTRGPLYGKKDLDDDHRFGFGIVTSADVYYQGVLETVAKIRDRIGSRPLYISVDIDVLDPAHAPGTGTPEAGGITSRELLEIIRGFRGMNLVGADIVEVAPAYDHAEITGVAGSHVAYELVTLMADNAVEGNRHGALNGYAAQALGQESRRPAGFAPAVTK; translated from the coding sequence TTGGAAGAGCTTCGCATTGAGGCCAACGGCAATCTTGGTCCCATAGATTCGGCCCGAATCCCGCGCTACGCCGGTGCTGCCACCTATGCCCGCTTGCCCCGGCTGGACCAGGTGTCCAAGGCCGATGTCACGGTGGTCGGCGTCCCCTTCGACTCCGGTGTTTCCTATCGTCCCGGTGCCCGTTTCGGTGCCAACCACGTGCGTGAAGCCAGCCGTCTGCTACGCCCGTATAACCCGGCCTGGGACGTTAGTCCCTTTGAGAACATCCAGGTTGCCGACGCCGGGGACATGGCGGTGAACCCGTTCAATATCAACGAGGCTATTGAGACCATCCAGCAGAACGCGCTGGATCTGACCGCCAACGGAAGCAGGCTCGTGACGCTCGGTGGTGACCACACCATTGCCCTGCCGCTGCTCCGCGCTGCCGCCGAACGCGCCGGTGAGCCCGTTGCCATGCTGCACTTCGACGCCCACCTGGACACCTGGGACACCTACTTCGGCGCCGAATACACGCACGGCACGCCGTTCCGCCGCGCCGTCGAAGAAGGGATCCTGGATACCGAGGCCATCAGCCACGTTGGTACCCGCGGCCCGCTTTACGGCAAAAAGGACCTCGACGACGATCACCGCTTCGGCTTCGGTATCGTCACCTCCGCGGACGTCTACTACCAGGGCGTCCTGGAAACCGTGGCCAAGATCCGCGACCGCATCGGCAGCCGCCCGCTGTACATTTCCGTGGACATCGACGTCCTGGATCCGGCCCACGCTCCGGGTACCGGCACGCCTGAAGCCGGCGGCATCACCAGCCGCGAACTCCTCGAAATCATCCGCGGCTTCCGTGGCATGAACCTCGTGGGCGCGGACATCGTCGAGGTCGCGCCGGCGTACGACCACGCTGAAATCACCGGCGTCGCGGGCAGCCACGTTGCCTACGAACTCGTCACCCTCATGGCCGACAACGCCGTCGAAGGCAACCGGCACGGCGCCCTTAACGGCTACGCCGCCCAGGCCTTGGGCCAGGAATCCCGGCGCCCGGCCGGTTTCGCCCCGGCGGTCACGAAGTGA